One stretch of Miscanthus floridulus cultivar M001 chromosome 18, ASM1932011v1, whole genome shotgun sequence DNA includes these proteins:
- the LOC136523183 gene encoding probable glycosyltransferase At5g25310 produces the protein MVHRSLGQSTPELASGFLPPPPSPCSACHLGEREDIEEAAKLRAPALEPRGLFAVRMSRRRSGSCCGASLRAAFLTLTVALSTVLGNCSVDVSSSNELFASSSSSTAFSRPARAEQLLVSSSLTTERTRRIPLMSVEQELDAARAAIQRSARRRRRVDPGRGGGNVTTADTWFDAGVEHALVASVYRNPAAFHRSYREMEKRFKVYVYEEGEPPILHAGPCKNIYTIEGRFIEQLELMAPPQGGRRGGGARSGVRTSDPARAHAFFLPFSVSKMVQFAYRPNTYDTTPLRAIVADYVRVVASRHPYWNRSAGADHFMLSCHDWGPEASRGHPELHANGIRALCNANTSEGFRPGQDVSVPEINLYTGDMPRQLLAPAPPLASRPFLAFFAGGRHGHARDLLLRHWKGRDPDVFPVYEHSHGQKDGPLDYYTSMRRARFCLCPSGYEVASPRVVEAMYAECVPVILSNGYALPFADVLQWEAFSVAVPVADIPRLREVLERIPAPEVERLQRGVRLVKRHFMLHQPPERLDMFHMIMHSVWLRRLNLRLDR, from the exons ATGGTGCATCGGTCTCTGGGGCAGTCGACGCCGGAGCTGGCCTCCGGGTTcctaccgccgccgccgagccc GTGCAGCGCCTGCCACCTGGGCGAACGTGAAGACATCGAGGAGGCCGCCAAGCTTCGCGCGCCGGCGCTCGAGCCACGGGGCCTTTTCGCGGTACGCATGTCTCGCCGCCGGAGTGGCAGCTGCTGCGGGGCTTCCCTCCGTGCAGCCTTCTTGACCCTTACCGTTGCGCTTTCCACCGTCCTCGGCAACTGCTCCGTCGACGTCTCCAGCTCGAATGAGCTGTTcgcctcttcttcttcgtcgACGGCATTTTCTCGGCCTGCGCGGGCAGAGCAGCTGCTCGTCTCTTCTTCTCTCACCACG GAGAGGACCAGGAGGATACCGCTGATGAGCGTGGAGCAGGAGCTTGACGCGGCACGGGCCGCGATACAGCGatcggcgcggcgtcggcggcgggttGATCCCGGCCGTGGCGGTGGCAACGTAACCACGGCGGACACGTGGTTCGACGCTGGAGTGGAGCATGCTCTCGTGGCCAGCGTCTACCGCAACCCGGCCGCGTTCCACCG GAGCTATAGAGAAATGGAGAAGCGGTTCAAGGTGTACGTGTACGAGGAAGGCGAGCCGCCGATCCTGCACGCCGGCCCGTGCAAGAACATCTACACCATCGAGGGCCGCTTCATCGAGCAGTTGGAGCTCATGGCGCCGCCGCAAGGAGGCCGTCGTGGCGGCGGTGCGCGCAGCGGCGTGCGCACGTCGGACCCGGCGCGCGCCCACGCCTTCTTCCTGCCGTTCAGCGTCTCCAAGATGGTGCAGTTCGCGTACCGCCCCAACACCTACGACACAACCCCTCTCCGTGCCATCGTCGCCGACTACGTCCGCGTCGTCGCGTCACGGCACCCCTACTGGAACCGCTCCGCCGGCGCCGACCACTTCATGCTCTCCTGCCACGACTGG GGCCCTGAGGCGTCGAGGGGGCACCCGGAGCTGCACGCGAACGGCATCCGCGCGCTCTGCAACGCCAACACCTCGGAGGGCTTCCGGCCGGGGCAGGACGTGAGCGTGCCGGAGATCAACCTCTACACGGGCGACATGCCGCGGCAGCTCCTGGCGCCGGCGCCCCCTCTGGCGTCGCGCCCGTTCCTGGCCTTCTTCGCCGGCGGTCGGCATGGGCACGCCCGCGACCTGCTGCTCCGGCACTGGAAGGGCCGCGACCCGGACGTGTTCCCGGTGTACGAGCACAGCCACGGGCAGAAGGACGGGCCGCTCGACTACTACACCTCCATGCGGCGCGCGCGCTTCTGCCTGTGCCCGAGCGGGTACGAGGTGGCGAGCCCGCGCGTGGTGGAGGCCATGTACGCCGAGTGCGTGCCGGTGATCCTGTCCAACGGGTACGCGCTGCCCTTCGCCGACGTGCTGCAGTGGGAGGCGTTCTCGGTGGCGGTGCCGGTCGCCGACATCCCCAGGCTGAGGGAGGTGCTGGAGCGGATACCGGCGCCGGAGGTGGAGAGGCTCCAGCGAGGGGTGCGCCTGGTGAAGCGCCACTTCATGCTGCACCAGCCGCCGGAGAGGCTGGACATGTTTCACATGATCATGCATTCTGTCTGGCTCAGGAGGCTTAACCTCAGGCTGGATCGCTAA